In the genome of Drosophila yakuba strain Tai18E2 chromosome 3R, Prin_Dyak_Tai18E2_2.1, whole genome shotgun sequence, one region contains:
- the LOC6538152 gene encoding uncharacterized protein LOC6538152, which produces MPRRVLETYGFQPAKQPCLRKSKLDPKGKCGSAIKKQPKEQPVEQKNPLHFLQQKSDEELVVHWTRAGGSTLSPIKLLPPW; this is translated from the exons atgccCCGTCGAGTACTGGAAACCTACGGATTTCAACCAGCCAAGCAGCCATGTCTTC GCAAGTCAAAATTGGATCCCAAAGGTAAATGCGGCTCTGCCATCAAGAAACAACCGAAGGAGCAACCTGTTGAGCAGAAGAACCCGCTGCACTTCCTCCAGCAGAAGAGCGATGAGGAGCTCGTCGTGCATTGGACTCGTGCTGGGGGAAGTACTCTTTCTCCCATCAAATTGTTGCCTCCCTGGTAG
- the LOC6538153 gene encoding uncharacterized protein LOC6538153, with the protein MLRILLPLLAFCALAHGQCRFSRAQVEGTNRIFMVRGQNRQLSLKRTASSAVGETLQMWCNPRDIMATTCQAGQMPGFRPTLPMTCPAAPAAMTTPVQDRSCPATMFRVGYNVGNNQFLELYRACFDTRAVRAIFVQHRIYGKPFYITRPCVQFSSDGVISGADEASYTVRNIHGTFRRLFGNNQNYIPNNRDVIINRGHLAASADFFFGDQLCATFKYVNAVPQFKSINDGNWETIERFVRNSVTGNNFVNVRTGARGVLSLPASRGSRNVFLSGNKNPVPLWMYKIVRNANNQPLVAFLTLNNIYARQRPTAPSFCQPVNCPVALVNTAQAGFSFCCNAATFRP; encoded by the exons ATGTTGCGAAttctgctgccgctgctggcATTTTGTGCCTTGG CACACGGACAGTGCCGATTCAGCAGGGCTCAAGTGGAAGGAACCAATCGCATCTTCATGGTGCGTGGCCAGAACCGCCAGCTGTCACTTAAGCGAACTGCCAGTTCGGCGGTGGGAGAAACGCTGCAAATGTGGTGCAATCCCCGGGACATAATGGCCACCACCTGTCAGGCGGGCCAGATGCCAGGCTTTCGGCCAACGCTGCCCATGACCTGTCCCGCTGCTCCGGCGGCGATGACCACGCCGGTCCAGGATCGCAGCTGTCCGGCCACCATGTTCCGGGTGGGCTACAACGTGGGCAACAACCAGTTCCTGGAGCTCTATCGCGCCTGCTTCGATACCAGAGCTGTGAGGGCGATCTTCGTGCAGCACCGGATATACGGAAAGCCCTTCT ATATCACCCGACCCTGCGTCCAGTTCAGTTCCGATGGCGTGATCAGTGGCGCAGATGAGGCCAGTTACACGGTCCGCAATATCCACGGCACCTTCAGGAGGCTGTTTGGCAACAACCAGAACTACATACCCAACAACCGCGATGTGATCATCAATCGCGGACATTTGGCCGCCTCGGCGGACTTCTTCTTTGGTGACCAATTGTGCGCCACCTTTAAGTATGTGAATGCAGTGCCGCAGTTCAAGAGCATCAACGATGGCAACTGGGAGACCATCGAGCGGTTTGTTCGCAATTCGGTGACCGGAAACAATTTTGTGAATGTGCGCACTGGAGCCAGGGGCGTGCTCTCGCTGCCCGCGAGCCGTGGATCCAGGAATGTCTTCCTAAGTGGCAACAAGAACCCGGTGCCCCTGTGGATGTACAAGATAGTGCGAAACGCCAACAACCAGCCACTCGTGGCCTTCCTCACCCTGAACAACATCTACGCCCGTCAACGGCCGACGGCTCCCAGCTTTTGTCAGCCCGTGAATTGTCCAGTGGCATTGGTCAACACAGCGCAGGCTGGCTTTTCCTTCTGCTGCAACGCAGCCACTTTCAGGCCATAA